One genomic region from Coregonus clupeaformis isolate EN_2021a unplaced genomic scaffold, ASM2061545v1 scaf0025, whole genome shotgun sequence encodes:
- the LOC121543975 gene encoding zinc finger protein 800-like yields the protein MVKAKSAPRKTSQQHTKNSSRMEVEMEEILQSEPQDEPQPEPESHATRDQCCQTDEPQPSSPNPMTDLNPGPDTAPRTPGYCVEPGDPPLLQQQLQTSKSGIQQIIECFRSGTAQLKHMLLNEADTIFECKMCRSLFRGLPNLITHKEHYCLTRLPKPDDPAGNGDKQSVAMKDLLESIYPRKDRPDYVMRLEPIQTSNNAVFQFLSSEEELAHFPRAPHTPGGTHTHSPEPWEEQGGTPENGQTGGEVVAQPEEEGSTSGVEDVTISCCLCGKDFNSRRSIRRHCRKMHQTKLEELRKFTETRTVPISLLSMVKGRPRTLHTPSGKSCPVCFKSFATKANVRRHFDEVHRGLRRDTITPDIATRPGQPLSLEATPPRKSANSSPTRDHTPKSGRAAGVTTPQPPNASTAVPPAPSLLASALYNLASCRCLLCKRKYSSQVMLKRHMRIVHKIYNLKNVSSVSATSTATTATSKTTTNTDSTPSNSTPSNNLSVKEKAVEPCDDPDSSPASSPGDTDRKDTDRKGVAVASKSGQKIKEEEGGSSPKTSTRSTSINSTGGTSSGSSTLGRTPQKLSVGFDFKQLFCKLCKRQFSSRQNLTKHIELHTDGTDIFIKFYRCPLCRYESRRKRDVLRHVTVVHKKSTGYLAKIVPKLESRAVKRPAEVVLNSPPNSNNNKRGGTTEEVNGCHSPPSPPTPPVTRKQELLNNSSNISTSSYPVTRKQDLLSSTPVTRNQERQQEAQTRSPVTRKNDKQQPDTTAPTPPHTRRHDAHQESSSSSTEVRVTKNFSLHACDVCGRAFAKKLYLESHKRIHRNITPPVSTPPSDARAKGVSTRSKALL from the exons atGGTGAAGGCCAAATCCGCTCCAAGGAAGACCTCTCAGCAACACACTAAG AATTCCAGCAGGATggaagtggagatggaggagatccTCCAGTCTGAACCCCAGGACGAGCCCCAACCTGAGCCTGAGAGCCATGCTACCAGAGACCAGTGCTGCCAGACAGACGAGCCACAGCCCAGCAGCCCTAACCCAATGACTGACCTTAACCCTGGCCCTGACACAGCCCCCAGGACACCAG GGTACTGTGTGGAGCCAGGGGACCCTCCTCTGTTGCAGCAGCAGCTCCAGACCTCCAAGTCTGGCATCCAGCAGATCATAGAGTGCTTCCGCTCAG gTACTGCCCAGCTGAAGCACATGCTGCTGAATGAGGCGGACACCATCTTTGAGTGTAAGATGTGTCGCAGCTTGTTCCGGGGCCTGCCCAACCTCATCACCCACAAAGAGCACTACTGCCTTACCAGACTGCCCAAGCCCGACG ATCCAGCGGGCAATGGTGATAAGCAGAGCGTGGCTATGAAGGACCTCCTGGAGTCCATCTACCCCAGGAAGGACCGGCCAGACTACGTGATGCGCCTGGAGCCAATCCAGACCTCCAACAATGCTGTATTCCAGTTCCTGTCCTCAGAGGAGGAGCTGGCCCACTTCCCCCGGGCTCCACACACCCCTGGAgggacccacacacacagccctgagcCCTGGGAGGAGCAGGGAGGGACGCCGGAAAatggacagacagga ggagaggtggtggCGCAGCCCGAGGAGGAGGGGTCTACGAGTGGG gtGGAGGACGTTaccatctcatgctgcctgtgtgGTAAGGACTTCAACTCTCGCCGCAGCATCCGCCGCCACTGTCGCAAGATGCACCAGACCAAGCTGGAGGAGCTCCGGAAGTTCACCGAAACGCGCACCGTTCCCATCAGCCTCCTCTCCATGGTCAAAGGTCGGCCCCGCACCTTGCACACGCCCAGCGGCAAGTCCTGCCCAGTCTGCTTCAAGTCCTTCGCCACCAAGGCCAACGTGCGGCGCCATTTTGACGAGGTGCACCGCGGCCTGCGCCGGGACACCATCACGCCGGACATCGCCACGCGCCCCGGCCAGCCGCTGTCCCTGGAGGCCACGCCGCCCCGCAAGAGCGCCAACTCCTCCCCCACGAGAGATCACACCCCGAAGAGCGGACGAGCCGCGGGTGTTACCACCCCTCAGCCGCCCAATGCCTCTACCGCGGTGCCACCCGCCCCTTCTCTCCTGGCGTCGGCCCTGTACAACCTGGCCTCCTGCCGCTGTCTGCTCTGCAAGAGGAAGTACAGTTCCCAGGTGATGCTCAAGAGACACATGCGCATCGTCCACAAGATCTACAATCTCAAGAACGTTAGCTCCGTCTCCGCGACCTCGACCGCAACCACGGCGACCAGCAAAACAACGACCAACACTGACAGCACCCCTAGCAACAGCACCCCTAGCAACAACCTGAGTGTGAAGGAGAAGGCGGTGGAACCCTGTGACGACCCTGACTCCAGCCCCGCCTCGTCGCCTGGCGATACGGACAGGAAGGACACGGACAGGAAGGGCGTCGCCGTGGCATCCAAGTCAGGTCAAAAGATCAAAGAGGAAGAGGGTGGCAGCAGCCCCAAGACCTCGACTCGTTCCACTTCCATCAACAGTACCGGTGGtactagtagtggtagtagtactcTTGGGAGAACCCCACAGAAGCTCTCGGTGGGATTCGACTTCAAGCAGCTGTTCTGCAAGCTGTGCAAACGTCAGTTCAGCTCGCGCCAGAACCTCACCAAGCACATCGAGCTGCACACGGACGGCACGGACATCTTCATCAAGTTCTACCGCTGCCCACTCTGCCGCTACGAGTCCCGCCGCAAGCGCGACGTCCTGCGCCACGTGACGGTGGTGCACAAGAAGTCGACGGGCTACCTGGCCAAGATCGTGCCCAAGCTGGAGTCGCGTGCGGTCAAGCGGCCGGCTGAGGTGGTCCTCAACTCTCCCCCCAATTCCAACAACAACAAGAGAGGAGGAACAACAGAGGAGGTGAACGGGTGCCACTcgcccccctctccccctacgCCCCCCGTCACACGCAAACAGGAGCTCCTCAACAACTCCTCCaacatctccacctcctcctaccCAGTCACACGTAAACaggacctcctctcctccactccggTCACTCGTAACCAGGAGAGGCAGCAGGAGGCTCAAACCAGGTCACCTGTCACCCGTAAGAACGACAAACAACAACCCGACACCACCGCCCCGACGCCCCCCCACACCCGTCGCCATGACGCCCACCAggagagcagcagcagtagcacagAGGTGCGTGTCACCAAGAACTTCTCCCTCCACGCGTGTGACGTGTGCGGCCGGGCATTCGCCAAGAAACTTTACCTGGAGTCCCACAAGAGGATCCACCGGAACATCACGCCACCGGTCAGCACACCGCCCAGCGACGCCCGGGCTAAGGGAGTCAGCACTCGGTCCAAGGCACTGCTCTG a